The following nucleotide sequence is from Bradyrhizobium roseum.
GCCAATGACGGAATCGGGACTCGCAAAGGGCAGCGTTACCTCCTAAATGGCCTCCCCGGGGCCAGAAGGCCCTCCGGAACCAAGCCATAACAACGGGCATTGCCGGCAGACAGGTGGAGCAAGGCGATCACGGCCATGATGGATCAGCAGAGTTTCGAGGCTACGCGGCCCGTTTCCGCCGATCCCGCCGTTGCGTTGGCCGAAGCCTTGGGACAATTGCCCAAGCCGGCCAAGGTGCTGGCCGCAAAGCCGTCAATCGGCGCCAAAACCTCCGTCGAAGAGCTGGCGGGTGAACACGGCCTCAAGCTCGGCGACCAGAACGGGCTGACCATCCGTCGCGTCAAGCGCGGCAAGGGCTATTCATTCCATCGCGCCAACGGCACCCAGATCCGCCATGCCGGCACCATCCGCCGCCTGCATTCGATGGCGGTGCCGCCGGCCTATCGCGACGTGCGCTATTCGGCCGATCCGAGTTCGCATCTGCAGGCAGTCGGCATCGATGCCGCGGGAAGGCTGCAGTACCGCTACCACGCCGATTGGGAAAAGGTCCGCGAGCATCGCAAGGCGCATCGGCTGGCGCGGCTGGTCGGCGCGCTGCCGAAGATCCGCCGCAAGGTCTCGGCGTTCCTGTCCGGTGACGAGCCGACGCGGGAATTCGCGCTGTCGGCGGTGATCGAACTGATCGCCCGCACCGCGATCCGGCCGGGCAATGAATCCTACGCCCGCCTCAACGGCACCCGCGGCGCGACCACGATGCTGAAGTCCAACGTCACGCTGGAAGACGACAGTTTCGTGCTGACGTTCAAGGCCAAGGGCGGCAAGGCCGTGCGCAAGGAATGCGACGCCGCCAAGCTGGTGCGCGCCATCGGCATTTTGCGCACCGTGCCGGGCAAGCGCATGTTCCAGTACTACGATCGCTCCGGCGTCGTGCGCGCGGCCTCGACCTCGGCGGTCAACGCGTTCCTGCGCGAGATTGCCGGCATCAAGATTTCGCTGAAGGATTTTCGCACGCTGATGGCTTCCGCCGTGGTGCTGGAATCGCTGTCGCGGGTCACGCCCGCCGCCAGCGAGCGCGGCCGCAAGAAGCAGGTGCTGGAAGCGGTGCGCGCCGCCGCCGACGAACTTTCAAATACGCCCGCGATCTGCCGCAAGAGCTACGTCCACGACACCATCGTCACCGCATTCGAGGACGGCATTCTGGAGCGATTTGCCGCGACGATGAAGGGCTACCGCACCCAGGCCAAGCGCGAGGCACTGTTGGTGCAGGTGGTGACGGCGGCTGCGGCGGCGTAAAGTCTCCGCCGTCGTCCCTGCGAACGCAGGGACGACGATGAAACATGGCCTTGCGTTCTCGAAAAAGGTGCCGGGGCGTGTCGCCGCTACATCCCGCCCATCTTGCAGACCATCTTCCATTCTTCCGCCGTCACCGGCTGTACCGACAACCGCGAATATTTCACCAGCGCCATGGCGGCGAGCTTCTTGTCGGCCTTGATCGCGGCCATCGTCACCGGCGTCTTCAAGGGCTTGTCGGCCTTGATATCGACGCAGACGAACTTGCCGGTCTTGTCGGTCGGATCGGGATAGGCCTCCTTGATGATCTCCGCGATGCCGACGATCTCCTTGCCTTCGTTGGAATGATAGAAGAACGCCTTGTCGCCTTTCTTCATGGCCACGAGATTCTGTCGGGCGGTGAAGTTGCGCACGCCGGTCCAGGCTTCGCCTTTGGCCCCCTTGGCGACCTGCTGGTCCCATGACCACACCGAGGGTTCGGATTTCACCAGCCAGTACGCCATCGTCATTCCTCCGCCTTGAACGGCCGCGCCATCAGGCCCTCGATCGCGGCGTCGATCGTGACCTTGCCGCTCAATATCGCCGCGACCGCGCTTGATACCGGCATATCGACGTTCTGCGAAGCCGCCAGTTCGATCAGGACCGGCGCGGTGAACTCGCCCTCGGCGAGTTTTTCGCGGTTCGGCGGCTCGCCACGGCCGAGCGCGATGCCGAAGGCAAAATTGCGCGATTGCAGGCTGGAACAGCTCAGGATCAGGTCGCCGAGACCGGAAAGCCCCATCAGCGTCTCGCTGCGCGCGCCGCAGGCGCGGCCGAGGCGCGCCAGTTCGCTGAAGCCGCGCGTGGTCAGCGCGGCCAATGCGGATGCGCCGAGCTGTCGTCCCTCGACGATGCCGGCGGCGATCGCCAGCACGTTCTTGGCCGCGCCGCCGATCTCGACGCCGCGCACGTCCGTCGTGTGGTAGGGCCGGAAGGTCGATGAGCCCAATGCCTGCACCAGGTCGCTCGCCAGCCTCTCGTCCTTCGCGGCCAGCGTCACGGCGGTGGGTAAGCCGCGCGCGACGTCGTCGGCGAAATTCGGCCCGGACAGGATCGCCGGCGTGACCTCCGGCATCGCCTCGGCGATGACCTCGGTCATGAATTTGTGCGTGCCGCGCTCGATGCCCTTGGCGCAGGCGATGACAGGCGTCTTCGGCCTCAGGATCGGCGCGAGTGCGGTCGCAGCCTCGCGCAGGCTTTGCGCGGGCGTGGCCAGCAGGATGATGTCCGCGCGCGCCGCCAGGGCCATGTCGGAAGTGATATCGATATCGCCGTCAAGGCTGACGCCCGGCAGCTTGGGATTCTTCCGCGTCGCCTGCATCTGGATGGCGGCTTCGGGGCTTCGCGCATACAGAACGACGTCGCGGCCGGCGCGCCGCGCGGCGCAGGCCAGCGCGCTGCCATAGGCGCCGGCGCCGATCACCGCGACCGATTTGAAGGACGCCATCTCAGAAACCTGCGCGCGTCTTGGCGTAGCCGGCCGGCGCGGTCGCGTTGGCGTCGAGCAGCCAGCGGGCGCGGGGCGGCGCGTCCATCGTATCGGTCAGGCCGAGCGCCATCCGTTCGGCGCCGGCCCAGGCGATCATTGCGCCGTTGTCGGTGCACAGCGCCGGCGGCGGGATGATCAGCGTGGTCTGCGCCTTTGCGGCGACGTCCTGCAGCGCGCCGCGGATGGCGCGATTGGCGGCGACGCCGCCGGCCGCCACCAGCGCGCGCGGCGGGCCGAACCGTTCGTTGAACAGTCGCAACCCCACGCTCAGCCGGTCCGCGGTCGATTCCAGCACCGCGGCCTGAAAGCCGGCGCAGAGATCGCTGATATCCTGCGGCTCCAGCGGCGTCATGCGGCTGGCTTCGTTGCGCACCGCGGTCTTCAATCCCGACAGCGAGAAATTCGCGTCCGGCCGCCCGAGCATCGGCCGCGGAAACGCGAACCGTTTTGGGTTGCCGTCGGCCGCCGCCCGTTCGACCTCCGGTCCGCCGGGGTAGGGCAGCGACAGCATCTTTGCCACCTTGTCGAAAGCTTCACCCATCGCGTCGTCGACGGTGGTGCCGAGCCGGACATACTGCCCGACGCCGATCACGGCCACGATCTGGGTATGGCCGCCGGAGGCCAGAAACAGGCAATAGGGAAAGGCGAGCGCGCAGGTCAGCCGCGGCGTCAGCGCGTGGGCTTCAAGATGGTTGACCGCGATCAGCGGCGTATCATGCACCATCGCAATCGCCTTGGCGGTTGTCAGGCCGACGATCACGCCGCCGATCAGGCCCGGGCCAGCGGCGGCGGCCACCGCCGACAATTGCGCAAACTCCGTGTTGGCGTCCTTCATTGCACGGCCGACGATGCCGTCGAGCAGCTCGATATGGGCACGCGCCGCAATCTCCGGCACCACGCCGCCGAAACGCGCATGCTCGGTGGTCTGCGAGTGCACGATATTGGACAGAATCCTGCCGTTGCCGTCGCGCTGGCGTTCGACCACGGCGGCTGCGGTTTCATCGCAGGTGGTTTCGATACCCAGCACCAGCATCGGCTTGTCGTTGTCCAATTTGATCCCTTATTTCGACGCTTGCGCTATCGCAACGCTTCTGTAACCGGGTAGCACTACGAGGTGACGGCGTGCAATCGGGCAATCGAATCGTATTGGCGGAGATTTGAATATGGCCGTTCTTGTCACGCGCCCGTATCCGGACGATGAGACGACGGCCGAGGCGCTGCGTGCCCGGGGTTTCGGTGTCCTGCGCGCGCCGATGCTGCGGTTCGAGCCGTTGCCGTTCGAGGACGATACGGATGCGGTCTATGGCGCCGTGATCGTCACCAGCGCCAACGCGCTACGCGCCATCGCGCCGCAGCTGGCGGGTCACCGGCTGCTCAAGCTGCCGCTGTTTGCGGTTGGCGAAAACACCGCCGCCGCGGCGCGCGACGCCGGGTTTGGCAAGGTGACCGCGTCGAAGGGCGATGCCGGCGCGTTGCGCGATCTGGTGCTGGCGCACGCCAAGTCGAAACGATTGAAGAAATCTAATCCAATTCTCTATCTCGCCGGCGCTGACCTCGCGCGCGACTTGGCGGGCGAACTCGGCGCGGGCGGCTTGACGGTCGTGACGCAGACCACCTACCGGATGGTGCCGGCGCCCAGCCTGCCGCGCGAGGTATGTGACGCTTTCGTGGCACATGAGGTCGAGGCCGTGCTGCATTACTCGCGGCGCAGCGCGCGCGCATTTCTGGATGCGGCGCGCGCCGGCGGCGTCGAAATCTCGGCGCTGGCGCTGCCGCAATGCTGCATTTCGGCGGCCGTCGCCGCCGTCCTGCGCGATGCCGGCGCGACTCAGGTCACGGCGGCGGCGACGCCGGACGAAAACGCCCTGTTCCAGGCGCTCGCCCGGGCGCTGCAGAAGCCGGCCGGCTGACGTTAATCTTTTAGTCTGACCATGGCGTTATCGGAAAAGCGGTGCCGCCATCGCCGGATCATGCTCTAAGACGTCCGGATTCTGCTAAGTTCCGGAACCTAACCATTCAAGGGAACCGCGTAATGGTCGATGACAGGCCCGAAGACACTGGATCGCTACCCGATTCGAGCGGGCCGAAGCGCAAGCCGCCGACCATCGATCTCGAGGCGAGTGAAGTGTCGAGCGAGTCGCGAAGCGCAGCTGAAGCGAGCGCCGCAGCGACGTCGTCCGCGTCATCGCCCGGTCCTGCGCCCGAAGCTTCCTCGGTGCCGCCGGTTGGCGCGCCGGCTGCACGGCCGGTCTCGCCATGGATCATCGCGCCTGTCTCGGGCGCGGCCGCCGCGGCGCTGGTGATCGGCGTCGGCTGGATGCTGGGTTGGCCGGCGGTTCAACCCGCGTCCGCGCCCGCGTCGCAGGTTAATGCCGCGATCGACAGTCTTA
It contains:
- a CDS encoding EVE domain-containing protein, with amino-acid sequence MAYWLVKSEPSVWSWDQQVAKGAKGEAWTGVRNFTARQNLVAMKKGDKAFFYHSNEGKEIVGIAEIIKEAYPDPTDKTGKFVCVDIKADKPLKTPVTMAAIKADKKLAAMALVKYSRLSVQPVTAEEWKMVCKMGGM
- a CDS encoding NAD(P)H-dependent glycerol-3-phosphate dehydrogenase, translated to MASFKSVAVIGAGAYGSALACAARRAGRDVVLYARSPEAAIQMQATRKNPKLPGVSLDGDIDITSDMALAARADIILLATPAQSLREAATALAPILRPKTPVIACAKGIERGTHKFMTEVIAEAMPEVTPAILSGPNFADDVARGLPTAVTLAAKDERLASDLVQALGSSTFRPYHTTDVRGVEIGGAAKNVLAIAAGIVEGRQLGASALAALTTRGFSELARLGRACGARSETLMGLSGLGDLILSCSSLQSRNFAFGIALGRGEPPNREKLAEGEFTAPVLIELAASQNVDMPVSSAVAAILSGKVTIDAAIEGLMARPFKAEE
- a CDS encoding DNA topoisomerase IB, whose protein sequence is MMDQQSFEATRPVSADPAVALAEALGQLPKPAKVLAAKPSIGAKTSVEELAGEHGLKLGDQNGLTIRRVKRGKGYSFHRANGTQIRHAGTIRRLHSMAVPPAYRDVRYSADPSSHLQAVGIDAAGRLQYRYHADWEKVREHRKAHRLARLVGALPKIRRKVSAFLSGDEPTREFALSAVIELIARTAIRPGNESYARLNGTRGATTMLKSNVTLEDDSFVLTFKAKGGKAVRKECDAAKLVRAIGILRTVPGKRMFQYYDRSGVVRAASTSAVNAFLREIAGIKISLKDFRTLMASAVVLESLSRVTPAASERGRKKQVLEAVRAAADELSNTPAICRKSYVHDTIVTAFEDGILERFAATMKGYRTQAKREALLVQVVTAAAAA
- the tsaD gene encoding tRNA (adenosine(37)-N6)-threonylcarbamoyltransferase complex transferase subunit TsaD, which codes for MLVLGIETTCDETAAAVVERQRDGNGRILSNIVHSQTTEHARFGGVVPEIAARAHIELLDGIVGRAMKDANTEFAQLSAVAAAAGPGLIGGVIVGLTTAKAIAMVHDTPLIAVNHLEAHALTPRLTCALAFPYCLFLASGGHTQIVAVIGVGQYVRLGTTVDDAMGEAFDKVAKMLSLPYPGGPEVERAAADGNPKRFAFPRPMLGRPDANFSLSGLKTAVRNEASRMTPLEPQDISDLCAGFQAAVLESTADRLSVGLRLFNERFGPPRALVAAGGVAANRAIRGALQDVAAKAQTTLIIPPPALCTDNGAMIAWAGAERMALGLTDTMDAPPRARWLLDANATAPAGYAKTRAGF
- a CDS encoding uroporphyrinogen-III synthase, which gives rise to MAVLVTRPYPDDETTAEALRARGFGVLRAPMLRFEPLPFEDDTDAVYGAVIVTSANALRAIAPQLAGHRLLKLPLFAVGENTAAAARDAGFGKVTASKGDAGALRDLVLAHAKSKRLKKSNPILYLAGADLARDLAGELGAGGLTVVTQTTYRMVPAPSLPREVCDAFVAHEVEAVLHYSRRSARAFLDAARAGGVEISALALPQCCISAAVAAVLRDAGATQVTAAATPDENALFQALARALQKPAG